Part of the Nothobranchius furzeri strain GRZ-AD chromosome 2, NfurGRZ-RIMD1, whole genome shotgun sequence genome, GAGCCAACATGGTGCACCCATCCATGCAGACCTGATTATTGTAATTCTCTGTGGTTAACATGTTCTaatctagagttctgatgagatctGGCTCTCCAGCTTCAGCATCACCTCATCTGGAAGATCCAGAACTAAACTCTAACGTCATAATCTGCGACAGATCCTTCTAGCAGACGTCTTCTTgttccagatgttcccagcagagctCTGGGTCTCAGGCTGCAGCTTCACTCGTGGTTTCCAGAGGTTCTACAAGTAGAACCTGAGGCAGGAACCCAGTCTGGTTAGGGTTAGCTGTGGTGATCCTGGCTCATCCCATTAGTTATAGCCATGAATGTGTTATTTGTTATAGATTAGTTATTAGTGTGGGACTAGTTACAGGTCACTTATTAGTTGGGGCTTGTTAAATGTTAGTTGACACCTGGGGACTAGTTACAGGTCAGTTATCAGTTACAGACTAGTCACAGGTTAGTTATTAGTTGGAACTAGTAACAGGTTATTTATTAGTTACAGGTTAGTTATTAGCTGGGAACTTATTACAGGTCTGTTATTAGTTAGACTAGTTAGTAAGTTAGTTACTCACTGCAGCTCCGATGCGATTTTTAGGAGGTTTGCTGTAGATCGATCTCTTTGTGGTTTCGAGGATTTCTTTTGATGGAGTCCGTCTGGAACCAGTTCTCATCATCCTTAACGCACAGCTCACCACCATCCTGTTTACGGAGATCTGCTCACAAGAGTGTGACCTgaggctctctgattggctgtgatCAGCTCTTGTCTGGACGGTGTACAGCTGGAGAGTTAGAGAAAGACTGAGGCTGGGGTCTAGAGGAGGAAAATCGTGGGGGAGGAGTCAGCTGAATGATTGACAGGTCAGCATGGACCAGATGTGAGATAAAGGGCAGCTGGTCTGCAGCGGATTAGATTTTGTCTGCAGAACAAACAGCAGAGCAGGAGAATAAAGGAGTTTGATGTTAGGAACAGACGTACAGGTCTGAATCTGCTGCTGACCTTTCACCTGCTGCATCACAAACCCTTTAAAGCAAATTAAAATCTTTATGTCCAGAGATATTAATCATTTTAACTGCTGCTAGGGAGCAGAATCTAACAGAACCAGTAAAACCTTCACGTGATCTGGATCAGTTTTCCAGACTTTCTCAGGGTCTCCGATCTGGAGCCTGAACTAAAGCACAACACTTGTTGTGGCCAGATGAagctttattgttattattcatTCAACCAAAAACACAATGTTATGATGACATTTAAAGAAGCCAAGAAGAAAACATCTGAGGTAAAACACACAAAAAGGAGAATCCAATCAGGAGCAGTAGAAAGGTCCGGCGTCCACACGACGTCTCTTCCTACTTTGTTCTTCGAAGAATCCACGAATGTCTTCAGATGTCACCACCTATCAGAACAGTCACATGACATCACAGGTCAGGTGAGACTAAACCCCATCTGCAAAGGTGAAGCCAACCAGGAAGtgacaattgcagttccaccctcatccactaggggctggcagcagaagtgagcagatcctgattgactcccatgttaaaaaagccatttcacagcagaaatagacatgtttacagcctggttcggaAACCattctaggtttaatagatctagtttacactcatgacagctctggggggggggggggggggtgttctgttTAGGTGTAAATAAATGCTTGAAATGATGAATGATTAAATGTGATTGGCAGATAGCATGAGCATCTTTCacatttgttttcctttttcctactttttatgatttttttaaaatctttcttatttttattcttatgATTTTTAGGCGGAGAGCCGCCATATAAGAGTTTTCTTTCTTCTCCGTGTTTAGATGTTAATCATTGAATTattggacaaagagggcaagctgaGGTATCGACTGCACTAACAGATCACAACTATCTCGCTCCGCACCCACACAcctgttagctttggttagctcggttagcttgtagctgggTGTCATGGCTGACCCACAGCCTGGCCCACTGTTCTACTGTCTGGGCTTCAGTTATGCTCTCTAGACAAGTACGGGTGATGTCATGGTGGGTTGGTCCATAAATATTACATTCATTGATTAAACCCTGCAACCCTGATGCCAAATCACCTTTACCTAGGCCCCGCCCCTAACAACCACCCACCTTTCCTTCAGTTGCAAATGTCTGCAGGAAGTTCTTCAGTTCTGTTTTCATGTCGTTGTAGCCtgaaagacaaacacagtcaacacAGCAGCAGGGAATCATGGGAGCTGTAGTTCCGTGCGGTTTTCTCACCATGGATGATCTCCAGCTGCTGGACTCGGTTCAGGTTGTCCAGTGCTGACATGAGAGGGTCGTGTCCCTGCTGGCTCTGTTCGCTGCTCTTGCCTTTGTTCTCATAGGCCAGGACAGTGTCTGACTCGTCCAACAGGAAGGACAGTCCAGCTTCAGAGAGCTGGGCCTAGGAGGGACAACAGCTGTAAGTTCTTTCTTAGAACGGAAGACAAGCAGATAAAGGTTCTATAGAACCCTTAGAACCCATATGATTGAGAACCAGCACCACCACCAGGTCCAGTTAGACCCGATGGTTGCATCGGTCCCTATGGCAACACAAACTCAGCTGATTACCTGGCATGAGGTGCAGGAACAGAGTTTGGAGCGCCATGATGGGGGCCAGAACACAGCTCCTGATTGGACGGTTTTCTGTCCTATGTCCTGCAGCTCCTTCAGTCTGCAGCTTAGCTCCGCCTCCTCACGGCGGCGCTTACCCGGACACTCAGTGACACCATCGACCTACAGGTGTGGAAACCTTTATCAGTGATGCTGACTGGTTCTTTTTCCTGTAGCTGATGTAGATTAATATTCCAAcagaagcaggtgtgtgtgtgtgtgtgtgtgtgtgtgtgtgtgtgtgtgtgtgtgtgtgtgtgtacacttgtCTATACATCAGAGGACATGTTGCTGGTCCTCACTGGGACAACGTTCCAGAGCTATACTGGTTGGTTTTAGAGGTCTGGTGAGAGTtaggttttagttaaggttatggTTAGGAGGTCAGTGACAGTCCTCACAACAAATGCTAAACCAGTAACAAAGTTGGATCACGTCTGAGTCAGAACAGATGTTCTGGATCAGTAGAACCTCTGTGCTGGTCCAGAGTAAAGACCTGGAGGTGAGTCATGGAGACCAGCCTCATAGATCTTTATAGACCAGGTCTCACCTTTTCCACTTTCTTGGGAACATCTGCAGCTGATTCTTCTCCTGGTTCCTCTTTAGTTTGTTCTGATGAACCTGGCACTGAACAGAAGAACATGTCACACAGGAAGAACACACTGCAGGGCAGCTCAAATAGGAATCTGAACGAGAACGTTACCTGCCAGGTGAGCAGCATAGGTCCACAGAAACTTGTTTTTGCTCATACAGGACTCACAGATCATCTCCTGCATCTCCACACATTCGGGAACTGCTCGACTTAGGTGCTGCCACACAGGAAGACACGAGTACACACGAGTACACACGGAGAGACACAAGGAACGCACAGGGAGACAGAGTATGCACAGGGAGACAGAGTATGCACGGGGAGACACGAGTAGGCACGGGGAGACACGAGTAGGCACGGGGAGACACGAGTACACACGGGGAGACACGAGTACACACGGGGAGACACGAGTACGCACGGGGAGACACGAGTAGGCACAGTGAGACACGAGTATGCACGTGGAGACACGAGTACACATGGGAGACACGAGTACACACGGGGAGACACGAGTACGCACGGGGAGACACGAGTAGGCACAGTGAGACACGAGTAGGCACAGTGAGACACGAGTAGGCACGGGGAGACACGAGTACACACGGGGAGACACGAGTACACACGGGGAGACACGAGTACGCACGGGGAGACACGAGTAGGCACAGTGAGACACGAGTAGGCACAGTGAGACACGAGTACACACGGGGAGACACGAGTACGCACGGGGAGACACGAGTACGCACGGGGAGACACGAGTACACACGGGGAGACACGAGTACGCACAGTGAGACACGAGTACACACGGGGAGACACGAGTACGCACGGGGAGACACGAGTACACACGGGGAGACACGAGTACGCACAGTGAGACACGAGTACGCACAGTGAGACACGAGTATGCACGGGGAGACACGAGTACGCCCGGGGAGACACGAGTACGCACGGGGAGACACGAGTACACACGGGGAGACACGAGTAGGCACGGGGAGACACGAGTACACACGGGGAGACACGAGTACGCACGGGGAGACACGAGTACGCACGGGGAGACACGAGTAGGCACAGTGAGACACGAGTATGCACGGGGAGACACGAGTACACATGGGAGACACGAGTACACACGGGGAGACACGAGTACACACGGGGAGACACGAGTACACACGGGGAGACACGAGTACACACGGGGAGACACGAGTACGCACGGGGAGACACGAGTACGCACGGGGAGACACGAGTACACACGGGGAGACACGAGTACGCACAGTGAGACATGAGTACACACGGGGAGACACGAGTACGCACGGGGAGACACGAGTACGCCCGGGGAGACACGAGTACGCACGGGGAGACACGAGTACACACGGGGAGACACGAGTAGGCACGGGGAGACACGAGTAGGCACGGGGAGACACGAGTACACACGGGGAGACACGAGTACACACGGGGAGACACCAGTACGCACGGGGAGACACGAGTACGCACGGGGAGACACGAGTAGGCACAGTGAGACACGAGTATGCACGGGGAGACACGAGTACACATGGGAGACACGAGTACACACGGGGAGACACGAGTACACACGGGGAGACACGAGTACGCACGGGGAGACACGAGTACGCACGGGGAGACACGAGTACACACGGGGAGACACGAGTACGCACAGTGAGACACGAGTACACACGGGGAGACACGAGTACGCACGGGGAGACACGAGTACACACGGGGAGACACGAGTACGCACAGTGAGACACGAGTACGCACAGTGAGACACGAGTATGCACGGGGAGACACGAGTACGCCCGGGGAGACACGAGTACGCACGGGGAGACACGAGTACACACGGGGAGACACGAGTATGCACGAGTACACACGGGGAGACACGAGTACGCACAGGGAGACACGAGTATGCACGGGGAGACACGAGTACGCACGGGGAGACACGAGTACGCACAGGGAGACACAAACATAAGGGTAGAGATTAGTACAAAGACTCGGGATGGATGCAGAACAGCTGTAGAACACcttgggcatgttgtgatctgtggtggAAACCGGAGAACCCTGAGGAAACCACGCATgaacggggagaacacgcaactccacgccaaaaggctgcagccgggtttcgaacctgcaaccttcttgctgagaggcaacagtgctaacagctGCACCTCCTCCCAGCTTATTTCTTGATAATCATTAAAGTGAATTCCATTAGTGGTCACACTAGAATTGTGTTCTCCACATGTGACCCGTCCCTGGTGGAGCGCTGacatggctgcgctcaggaaccatttggtggttcagCCCCAAACCAAACCCGTTACTGCTGAGTGTGGAGCAGGGAGGCATATGACCCCATCAGCCTCAGGGCGGACACTACCACAGGCCACTGAGCGTGTCAGGTTACTGAGTGCAGAAAACCGTGTAAATACCTGTGGAGCCGTGTTGATGCATGCGCTGTGTGAGCGGCTACTTTATTTGTAACGTTTTTTCTCTACTAGGTCAGCCACAGCGCTGTGCACGCATAAAAGAATTTAAAACAACACCGACCCAAGCAAGGGCCCACAAAATATACATTAAGACCAATAAAGACAGAAGATAAAAGCATGTTGATAAATAAACCAAACAGGATGAAATGAAACTATAATTTCTAAAAATATGATGCTGAGGGAACGCTACAGAAGTGTCTTCACCCGGATCTTAAAAACAGTGAGGGTCTGACCTCGATTGGTTCTGGTGCTCTAGGGTCTCAGCACGGCTTCAACAGGGCGACACCCTCGTGAGGGTCGAGCAAATTAACCCATGTGGTATTTGCGCGATTGCTGATTGGGAGCTGGTCGTGAGGTGTTAGTTGCTCATCGTTACGTCCTGTACACGACGCAAAACTCAGTCCAGCTTCGGATTCTCACACCAGAAGAAAATCAGCTTGAGATGAGTCACAAGTTGCGCAgtttttagagatagggtgagaagctctgtcatccgggaggggcttggagtagagctgcatcaagaggagccagttgaggcggcttgggcatctggtcaggatgcctcctggatgcctccctggtgaggttttcgcccccgcgacccgattgcggataagcggaagagaatggataGATGGCTTGTATTTGCATAGCACCTTCTAGGCTtctaaaccccccaaggcactttacaacacacaaATCAATCCCACAGCCCTCCAGTTAAGAGACAGGGCACTGtcgtaaatgaggcccctggacctACCCTGCCGTGAAGCCAGTCCTCACACACCACACACTGAATCATCTCGTCTTCCTCCTGAACCCAAAAACACCAAATCAGTCAGACAGCCTCAGGTAACAGCTGGTAGACAGGTGAGCTCCAGCTGTCTCACTTACctggtcgtcaggatcaggatacGGCCGGCTGCACGTGCAATACATACCAAAGAAGTTGTGATTGTATTTATTCTGACTGTTGGCATCGTCTttgtcctgacacacacacacacacacacacacacacacacacacacacacacacacacacacacacacacacacacacacacacacacacacacacacacacacacacacagtgttagtGTGTGGCAGCTTAAGCAGTGATAACAGATCATCACAGGTGTTCTCAGGTGAACTCACTGGATAAAGTTTGCACTGCAGCTCAGAGAACTTCCTGTTTCCGCAGTCACAGCGGAAGTTCCTGGAGAAACCACAGAGGAAGACAGAGGTTCTAGATCAGTTTAGTGATCTTGTTAGAATTTCCTGTATGACGTTAGACTTGTGAGGTAAAGCTAGACATGAATCTGTAGACGTCCCATTGGGCACTGGAGAGCATTAACAGTGTcgtcgccatattggatgggttcctcactctccaaacccaatagGAGTCGATGCAGCGCGAGCGGCCATGCCAGGTTTGTGTTGCAACAACTGGCGCACTATTTAAAACAGATAACGCGGGATtactgacttttctagcctacctgatgtgATGTTATatgtttattatttaattatattatatttttattatcatg contains:
- the ubr7 gene encoding putative E3 ubiquitin-protein ligase UBR7, which gives rise to MSEEQTVSLVDVLEEDEELEEEASAVLAGSDSDHCSYPQGYVKRQALYACNTCTPKGGEAAGICLACSYKCHEGHDLFELYTKRNFRCDCGNRKFSELQCKLYPDKDDANSQNKYNHNFFGMYCTCSRPYPDPDDQEEDEMIQCVVCEDWLHGRHLSRAVPECVEMQEMICESCMSKNKFLWTYAAHLAVPGSSEQTKEEPGEESAADVPKKVEKVDGVTECPGKRRREEAELSCRLKELQDIGQKTVQSGAVFWPPSWRSKLCSCTSCQAQLSEAGLSFLLDESDTVLAYENKGKSSEQSQQGHDPLMSALDNLNRVQQLEIIHGYNDMKTELKNFLQTFATEGKVVTSEDIRGFFEEQSRKRRRVDAGPFYCS